Part of the Imperialibacter roseus genome, ATTGTGTAACGATCCCGAATCACAAACAAGCTAATTTTACAATACAATTTAAATTCAAAATAAAATGGAAACATTAAAGTTCAAATCAAACATCAAGTGTACTGGGTGTATCGAAAAAGTGACCCCTTTCCTTAATGAAGCAGCCGGCGCTGAAAAATGGGAAGTTGATCTCAAGAATCCTGAGAAAATTCTTACGGTTCATGCTGAAGGAGTTACGTCTGAGCAGATTAGCCAGGCAATGCAAAAAGCAGGCTACGTAGCAGAAGTAATCAGCTAATCACGGTGAAAGCGATGCTATTCTTGCTGGGGGCTGCCCTTTCTGTGGGCAGCCTTTCAGCTCAAAGCGGATCAATGAACCAGATGCTTAATGACTATCTGGTGGTGAAGGAAGCCCTTGTAAAAGGTGACGTTAAGCAAGCGTCGACTGGCGCTGGTCAGCTAGTGGCAACAATTACGACAGTCGACTTAGCGACGCTGAGTGAGACCGATAAG contains:
- a CDS encoding heavy-metal-associated domain-containing protein, whose amino-acid sequence is METLKFKSNIKCTGCIEKVTPFLNEAAGAEKWEVDLKNPEKILTVHAEGVTSEQISQAMQKAGYVAEVIS